A genomic region of Mus musculus strain C57BL/6J chromosome 7, GRCm38.p6 C57BL/6J contains the following coding sequences:
- the Trim12c gene encoding tripartite motif-containing 12C — MASQFMKNLKEEVTCPLCLNLMVKPVSADCGHSFCQGCITVYFESTKCDKEMFSCPVCRLSYQSSNLRPNLHVANIVERLKEFKPSPEEEQKVFNCARHGEKLQLFCRKDMMAICWLCERSQEHRGHKTALIEEVAQEYKEQLQVVLQRLMADKKEFENWKDDLQKDRTYWENQIQKDVENVQSEFKRMRDIMNSEEKKELQKLKQEKENIINKLAESENEHAQQSKLLEDFISDVEHQLQCSDIEILQGVENIIKRSHTFSMKKPKAIAREQRKFRAPDLQGMLQVLQEVTEAQRYWVQVTLVQNNNPNIAITDDKRQIRYEDLQARNLEHGCENSHEGVLGHPVIQSGKHYWEVDVSGKGAWVLGLSDGSYLFNPIFRSNAERNPLFRRGIKNDSHYQPKYGFWVIGLWKKSVYNAFEECPFTGKPSVLTLSLMVPPCRVGVFLDYAAGTLSFYNISNNGTLIYRFCTASFPDRVFPYFNPMGSSEPMTICWPDS, encoded by the exons ATGGCTTCACAATTCATGAAGAATTTAAAGGAGGAAGTGACCTGTCCTCTCTGTCTGAACCTGATGGTGAAACCTGTGAGTGCAGATTGTGGTCACAGCTTCTGCCAAGGCTGCATCACGGTGTACTTTGAATCCACCAAATGCGATAAGGAAATGTTCAGTTGCCCTGTGTGCCGACTTAGTTACCAGTCTAGCAATCTGAGGCCTAATCTACATGTGGCCAACATAGTAGAGAGGCTCAAAGAGTTCAAGCCTAGCCCAGAAGAGGAGCAGAAAGTGTTTAACTGTGCAAGACATGGAGAGAAACTCCAGCTCTTCTGTAGGAAGGACATGATGGCCATCTGCTGGCTTTGTGAGCGATCTCAGGAGCACCGGGGCCACAAAACAGCTCTCATTGAAGAGGTGGCCCAGGAGTACAAG GAGCAGCTGCAGGTAGTTCTGCAAAGGCTGATGGCAGacaagaaagaatttgaaaactGGAAAGATGACCTTCAGAAGGATAGAACTTACTGGGAG AATCAAATACAGAAAGATGTGGAGAATGTTCAGTCAGAGTTTAAACGAATGAGGGATATCATGAACtctgaagagaagaaggaattgCAGAAGCTGAAGCAAGAGAAGGAAAACATTATCAACAAACTGGCAGAGTCTGAAAATGAGCATGCTCAGCAGAGCAAGTTGCTAGAAGACTTCATTTCAGATGTGGAACATCAGTTACAGTGCTCAGACATAGAAATACTGCAG GGTGTGGAGAACATCATAAAACG GAGTCATACTTTTTCGATGAAGAAGCCCAAAGCCATCGCCAGGGAACAAAGAAAGTTCCGAGCCCCTGACCTGCAAGGCATGCTGCAAGTGCTGCAAG AGGTCACAGAGGCTCAACGCTACTGGG TTCAGGTGACGCTGGTTCAAAACAACAATCCAAACATTGCCATTACTGATGACAAAAGGCAAATACGATATGAAGACCTCCAAGCAAGGAATCTTGAACATGGCTGTGAAAACTCTCATGAAGGTGTCCTGGGACACCCAGTTATCCAATCAGGAAAACATTACTGGGAAGTAGATGTGTCTGGAAAAGGTGCTTGGGTTCTGGGGTTAAGTGATGGAAGCTACCTCTTCAATCCAATATTTCGTTCAAATGCTGAAAGAAACCCTTTATTTCGCAGGGGGATTAAGAATGATTCACATTATCAACCAAAATATGGCTTCTGGGTTATAGGGCTGTGGAAAAAGTCTGTGTATAATGCTTTTGAGGAGTGTCCTTTCACAGGCAAGCCCAGTGTCTTGACCCTGTCTCTGATGGTCCCGCCCTGtcgtgttggtgttttccttgaCTATGCAGCTGGGACTCTCTCATTTTACAATATTTCCAACAATGGGACTCTTATCTACAGATTCTGTACAGCTTCCTTTCCTGATAGGGTTTTTCCATATTTTAATCCCATGGGAAGTTCAGAGCCCATGACAATTTGCTGGCCAGACTCTTAA
- the Trim30b gene encoding tripartite motif-containing 30B yields MQHANSYRRNLQISEIYHFVVLGYPTIGTGEQYLEVDMSRSDAWLLGLNHGPHAAPQLCSMNEMFPNVKFHDTDIQHETYQSKYGYWIIGMKYRSVYAFDKCPVTYNSVSWPSLCLVLSVMLEFSCPGKLGLSHFMMFLPMKLSSIGSMTLPSLIRSIF; encoded by the coding sequence atgcAGCATGCAAATTCCTATAGaaggaatttgcaaatttctgAGATCTATCATTTTGTTGTCCTGGGATATCCAACtattggcacaggggaacaatACCTGGAAGTAGACATGTCTAGAAGTGATGCCTGGCTCCTGGGATTAAATCATGGACCACATGCTGCACCCCAACTTTGTTCTATGAATGAAATGTTCCCTAATGTCAAATTTCATGATACTGATATACAGCATGAAACTTATCAGTCTAAATATGGCTACTGGATTATAGGGATGAAGTATAGGTCTGTATATGCCTTTGATAAGTGTCCTGTCACCTACAATTCAGTGTCTTGGCCCTCTCTCTGTCTGGTCCTCTCAGTCATGTTGGAGTTTTCCTGTCCTGGGAAGCTAGGACTCTCTCATTTTATGATGTTTCTACCTATGAAGCTTTCATCTATTGGTTCTATGACCCTTCCTTCCCTGATACGGTCAATATTTTAA
- the Trim34b gene encoding tripartite motif-containing 34B: MASTGPTNIQEKTTCPVCQELLTKALSLGCGHLVCQACLISNKNAVINPRGKSSCPVCGTRFSLENLQANKHLANVVERLGEVKLKPDIGTKRDLCVHHGEKLLLFCKEDKKVICWVCERSQEHRGHHTFLWEEAVRECQENLQKALTRLRKEQEKVETLEADIKEDRLSWKRQVQTERQRIQTGFNQLRRILDKEEQRELKRLREEEQMILDSLAGAEAELAQQSQLVEELISDLELRREWSDTELLQDMSGILKWSQIWTLKKPKAVSKKLSMVFQAPDLSGMLQKFRELSAVRAYWDNFTFNPENLNLNLILSEDHRQVTSVSIWPFKCCNNGILGSKCFSSGKHYWEVDVSEKNAWTLGVYTRKRTLRFDVRQRKGQPNGYHRYKPQNGYWVIGLQHGSKYSIFEDSSNCDPTVLNPFVATPLHRVGIFLDCEEGTVSFLNVTNHGSLIYKFSQCCFSQPAYPYFNPWDCPAPMTLCPLNS, from the exons ATGGCCTCAACAGGCCCGACGAATATACAGGAGAAGACCACTTGCCCTGTCTGCCAAGAGCTTTTGACCAAAGCCCTGAGTCTAGGCTGTGGCCACCTTGTATGCCAAGCCTGTCTCATCTCGAACAAGAATGCAGTGATCAACCCCAGAGGGAAAAGCAGCTGTCCTGTGTGTGGTACTAGATTCTCGTTGGAAAATCTACAGGCTAATAAACATCTGGCAAATGTAGTAGAGAGACTCGGGGAGGTTAAATTGAAGCCTGACATTGGGACAAAGAGAGATCTCTGTGTACACCATGGAGAGAAGCTCCTTCTCTTCTGTAAGGAGGACAAGAAGGTCATTTGCTGGGTTTGTGAGCGTTCTCAGGAGCATCGTGGTCACCACACATTCCTCTGGGAGGAAGCAGTCAGGGAATGTCAG GAGAATCTCCAGAAAGCTCTCAcgaggctgaggaaggagcaggagaaggTGGAGACATTGGAAGCTGACATCAAAGAAGACAGACTTTCCTGGAAG CGCCAGGTCCAGACTGAGAGACAAAGGATTCAAACAGGCTTTAATCAGCTTAGAAGAATCCTGGAcaaggaggaacagagagagctGAAAAGACTCAGAGAAGAGGAGCAGATGATACTGGACAGCCTGGCGGGGGCAGAGGCTGAGCTGGCTCAACAGAGTCAGTTGGTGGAGGAACTTATCTCGGATCTAGAGCTGCGGCGTGAGTGGTCAGATACAGAGCTGCTGCAG GATATGAGCGGTATTTTGAAATG GAGTCAGATCTGGACACTGAAGAAGCCAAAAGCAGTTTCTAAGAAACTGAGCATGGTATTCCAAGCTCCTGATCTGAGTGGCATGCTACAAAAGTTCAGAG AGCTATCAGCTGTCCGGGCCTACTGGG ACAACTTCACATTTAATCCAGAAAACCTAAATTTGAATCTTATACTTTCAGAAGACCACAGACAAGTGACATCTGTGTCCATTTGGCCCTTTAAGTGTTGTAATAATGGTATTTTGGGCTCCAAATGTTTCTCCTCAGGAAAACATTACTGGGAAGTGGATGTGTCTGAAAAGAATGCCTGGACCCTGGGAGTTTACACTAGAAAACGAACTTTAAGGTTTGATGTTAGACAACGCAAAGGTCAGCCAAATGGTTACCACAGATACAAACCACAGAATGGCTACTGGGTTATAGGGTTACAGCATGGATCGAAGTATAGTATCTTTGAGGATTCTTCCAACTGTGACCCTACTGTTCTGAACCCCTTTGTGGCCACCCCTCTCCATCGGGTTGGGATTTTCCTTGACTGTGAAGAGGGCACAGTGTCCTTCCTCAATGTCACCAACCATGGATCACTCATTTACAAGTTCTCCCAATGCTGCTTTTCCCAACCTGCCTATCCATACTTCAATCCTTGGGACTGTCCAGCCCCCATGACCCTGTGTCCTCTGAACTCCTGA